The Vulcanimicrobium alpinum sequence CTCGCTCATGATGTACTCGGCGGCGGCGAGCAGCTCGTCGATCGTTGCCGCCATTCCCCGCTTGAGCAGCACCGGACGCTCCGTCTTTCCGATCGCTTTGAGCAAGTCGAAGTTCTGCATGTTGCGCGCGCCGATCTGCAGCAGATCGACCGAAGCCGCCATTCGCTCGACCTGTTCGATGCTCATTACCTCGGAGACGATCGGGAGTCCGGTCGCGCGCGACGCTTCGGCGAGCAGCGCGACGCCTTCCCAGCCCAGTCCCTGAAACGCGTAGGGCGACGTGCGCGGCTTGAACGCGCCGCCGCGCAGCATCACGCCGCCCGCGGCCGACACGGCTTCGGCGGTCGCGAGGATCTGCTCGCGCGACTCGACGCTGCACGGGCCGCCGATCACCACGAACGCGCCGTCGCCGATCGCGACGTTCCCGACCATCACGCGCGACCGCACGTCGGGATCCTGGCGCTGCGCTTTCGGGAACGACACCTTCGCCGGCTTCGGCACGACCGGCGGCGCGTCGTCGACGACCACCGCCGGCTCGCGCCGCACGCGCGGCGGCGCAGTCGCCGCGTCGTAGGTGCCGATGACGTGCAGTGTCGCGATGACGCTACGCAGCTCTTTGAGCGCGTCGACGAACCGGGGCTCGCGCACGTCGCCGTCGACGTCGGCGTAGAATGCATACTGATCCGAGGCGCCCAGACGCGACTTCGAATCGAGCTTCGAGACGTTGAGTCCGTGCGTTCCGAAAATCGACAGACAGCGCCCGAGCGCGCCCGGCGAATCAAGGACCGCGAACACGAGCGAGGTCTTCCGGTTGCTGACGTTCTGCGCCGGTTCAAACTCGGCGGCGAGCCCGCGGGCGTTCGGGGCGCGGAAGAGGATGAAGCGGGTGAAATTGTCGGGATGGTCGGCGATCGTGGTGGCGAGTTCGATCAGACCGTAGCGTTTCGCGGCGTCGCTCGACGCGATCGCGCCGCGCGACGGATCGCCGGCGGCGGCGACGTCGCGCGCCGCGATCCCGGTATCGGGGACCGGCACGCGGCGCACCTCGGGGAGCGTCGCGAGAAATCGCCCGCACTCGGCGAGCACGACCGGGTGCGAATCGATTTCCCGCAAACCCGCGATCGTCGCACCCGGCACGCCGAGCAGCCGATGCTCCATGCGCATCGTGATCTCGGCGAGCAGGTCGAGCTCGTATTCGGCCAGGGTGTCGTAGCCCTCGCGGATCGTCCCGGCGATGGCGTTGTCGACCGGGAGCAGACCGACGTCGGCACGCCCGCTGAAGACCGCCTGCGCCACCGCGCGGTACGACGCGCAGCCCAGCGGGGTGAAGATCACGCCGCGGCGCGCGGCGTACGCATCGAGCACCCCATGCGAATACGAGCCCTCGATGCCCTCGAAGGCCGCGGTCATCGTCAGTGTCGGGGTGGTCTGCCCGTCGGGCAGGGTCTGCGCGCTGGTCATCTCGCTCCCTTGTAAAAAGAGCCCCTCGCTCGGCGAGGGGCTCTTGCTGCTGGCAGTCCGTGAAGACCCGTTACGGCAAAGGCCTACCGCGCCGGAGCGCTGCGCACTCGGCATAAAAATAGCGGTAAAACCACGACGTCACGGCCATGTCCGTGTG is a genomic window containing:
- the aroF gene encoding 3-deoxy-7-phosphoheptulonate synthase, translated to MPSAQRSGAVGLCRNGSSRTASSKSPSPSEGLFLQGSEMTSAQTLPDGQTTPTLTMTAAFEGIEGSYSHGVLDAYAARRGVIFTPLGCASYRAVAQAVFSGRADVGLLPVDNAIAGTIREGYDTLAEYELDLLAEITMRMEHRLLGVPGATIAGLREIDSHPVVLAECGRFLATLPEVRRVPVPDTGIAARDVAAAGDPSRGAIASSDAAKRYGLIELATTIADHPDNFTRFILFRAPNARGLAAEFEPAQNVSNRKTSLVFAVLDSPGALGRCLSIFGTHGLNVSKLDSKSRLGASDQYAFYADVDGDVREPRFVDALKELRSVIATLHVIGTYDAATAPPRVRREPAVVVDDAPPVVPKPAKVSFPKAQRQDPDVRSRVMVGNVAIGDGAFVVIGGPCSVESREQILATAEAVSAAGGVMLRGGAFKPRTSPYAFQGLGWEGVALLAEASRATGLPIVSEVMSIEQVERMAASVDLLQIGARNMQNFDLLKAIGKTERPVLLKRGMAATIDELLAAAEYIMSEGNPNVILCERGIRTFETATRNTLDLSAVPVLRERTHLPVIVDPSHAVGVRRWIAPLCRAAKAVGAHGLLLEVHPNPAEARCDGDQALTFSDFRTIVADLERIPLPA